Proteins from a genomic interval of Cucumis melo cultivar AY chromosome 7, USDA_Cmelo_AY_1.0, whole genome shotgun sequence:
- the LOC103493867 gene encoding uncharacterized protein At1g76660 isoform X1 translates to MEGEEVNHHGIDLVVKKRQFQNLTKRSLVQSMVTNYTGINFLRVTLTSKCCKGKRWGGCWGALSCFHSQKGEKRIVPASRLPEGNVVTTQPNGPQAAGMTNQATVITPSLLAPPSSPASFTNSALPSTVQSPSCFLSLSANSPGGPSSTIYATGPYAHETQPVSPPVFSAFTTEPSTAPLTPPPELAHLTTPSSPDVPFAQFLSSSDDLKGTGKANYIASNDLQAAYSLYPGSPASSLVSPISRTSGDCLSSSFPERDFRPQWNSSASLQDGKYPRSGSGRLFGNEKAGTSLASQDSNFFCPATFAQFYLDNTTFPHTGGRLSVSKDSDVYSSCGNGYQNRHSKSPKQDVEEIEAYRASFGFSADEIITTTQYVEISDVMEDSFTMRPFTSTSLSAEESTEPPLLGEKLKSSHTTLQNQRSIKSAPEVVEKETCTEVPALCNGYKDNKLQRQPGDILGSSTSDQVEKDVFSRIGSSKNSRKYDLGLSCSDAEVDYRRGRSLREAKGNGSWHD, encoded by the exons ATGGAAGGCGAGGAAGTTAACCATCATGGGATTGACCTAGTGGTAAAAAAGAGGCAGTTTCAAAACCTAACTAAGAGGTCATTGGTTCAATCCATGGTGACCAACTATACaggaattaatttcctacgagTTACCTTGACATCCAAATGTTGTAAG GGAAAGAGATGGGGTGGATGTTGGGGTGCATTGTCTTGTTTTCACTCTCAGAAAGGAGAGAAGCGCATTGTACCTGCATCTCGTTTACCTGAGGGCAATGTTGTGACAACCCAACCTAATGGACCTCAAGCTGCGGGAATGACCAACCAGGCTACAGTGATAACTCCATCCCTTCTAGCCCCACCTTCTTCACCAGCATCTTTTACAAATTCTGCACTCCCTTCAACAGTCCAATCACCTAGCTGTTTCTTGTCGTTATCTGCCAACTCACCTGGAGGTCCTTCATCCACAATTTATGCTACGGGGCCATATGCACATGAAACACAACCGGTTTCTCCTCCTGTTTTCTCAGCCTTTACCACTGAACCGTCGACTGCTCCACTCACCCCCCCACCTGAACTAGCCCACCTAACCACACCTTCTTCTCCTGATGTACCGTTTGCTCAGTTCCTTTCCTCATCAGATGATCTGAAAGGAACTGGAAAGGCCAATTACATTGCTTCAAATGATCTTCAAGCAGCATATTCTCTCTACCCTGGAAGTCCTGCTAGTAGCCTCGTGTCACCAATTTCAAGAACCTCTGGCGATTGTTTATCATCTTCATTTCCTGAGAGGGACTTCCGACCACAGTGGAATTCTTCAGCTTCTCTCCAAGATGGAAAATATCCTAGAAGTGGTTCTGGTCGGTTATTTGGAAATGAGAAAGCTGGTACATCTTTGGCATCTCAGGATTCCAATTTCTTTTGCCCTGCTACGTTTGCACAATTCTATCTGGACAATACAACATTCCCTCATACTGGTGGGAGGTTAAGTGTATCAAAGGATTCAGATGTCTACTCGTCTTGTGGGAACGGATACCAGAACAGGCACAGTAAGTCTCCAAAACAAGATGTGGAGGAAATAGAAGCTTACCGAGCATCGTTTGGTTTCAGTGCAGATGAAATTATAACTACAACACAATATGTAGAGATATCTGATGTAATGGAGGATTCCTTTACTATGAGACCTTTTACCTCAACTAGTCTGTCAGCAGAAGAAAGTACTGAACCTCCACTGTTGGGTGAAAAACTAAAATCCTCGCATACAACTTTGCAAAATCAGAGAAGTATTAAATCAGCGCCTGAGGTTGTTGAAAAGGAAACCTGCACTGAAGTGCCGGCATTATGCAATGGTTATAAAG ACAATAAACTGCAAAGACAACCTGGTGACATATTAGGATCAAGTACTTCAGACCAAGTTGAAAAAGACGTATTCTCAAGGATAGGGTCATCCAAAAATAGTCGTAAGTATGATCTTGGTTTATCCTGCTCTGATGCAGAAGTTGACTACAGAAGAGGAAGGAGCCTAAGGGAAGCCAAGGGAAATGGTTCATGGCACGACTAA
- the LOC103493867 gene encoding uncharacterized protein At1g76660 isoform X2, giving the protein MGSEQNRFPQQERGKRWGGCWGALSCFHSQKGEKRIVPASRLPEGNVVTTQPNGPQAAGMTNQATVITPSLLAPPSSPASFTNSALPSTVQSPSCFLSLSANSPGGPSSTIYATGPYAHETQPVSPPVFSAFTTEPSTAPLTPPPELAHLTTPSSPDVPFAQFLSSSDDLKGTGKANYIASNDLQAAYSLYPGSPASSLVSPISRTSGDCLSSSFPERDFRPQWNSSASLQDGKYPRSGSGRLFGNEKAGTSLASQDSNFFCPATFAQFYLDNTTFPHTGGRLSVSKDSDVYSSCGNGYQNRHSKSPKQDVEEIEAYRASFGFSADEIITTTQYVEISDVMEDSFTMRPFTSTSLSAEESTEPPLLGEKLKSSHTTLQNQRSIKSAPEVVEKETCTEVPALCNGYKDNKLQRQPGDILGSSTSDQVEKDVFSRIGSSKNSRKYDLGLSCSDAEVDYRRGRSLREAKGNGSWHD; this is encoded by the exons ATGGGATCCGAGCAGAACAGATTCCCTCAGCAGGAACGG GGAAAGAGATGGGGTGGATGTTGGGGTGCATTGTCTTGTTTTCACTCTCAGAAAGGAGAGAAGCGCATTGTACCTGCATCTCGTTTACCTGAGGGCAATGTTGTGACAACCCAACCTAATGGACCTCAAGCTGCGGGAATGACCAACCAGGCTACAGTGATAACTCCATCCCTTCTAGCCCCACCTTCTTCACCAGCATCTTTTACAAATTCTGCACTCCCTTCAACAGTCCAATCACCTAGCTGTTTCTTGTCGTTATCTGCCAACTCACCTGGAGGTCCTTCATCCACAATTTATGCTACGGGGCCATATGCACATGAAACACAACCGGTTTCTCCTCCTGTTTTCTCAGCCTTTACCACTGAACCGTCGACTGCTCCACTCACCCCCCCACCTGAACTAGCCCACCTAACCACACCTTCTTCTCCTGATGTACCGTTTGCTCAGTTCCTTTCCTCATCAGATGATCTGAAAGGAACTGGAAAGGCCAATTACATTGCTTCAAATGATCTTCAAGCAGCATATTCTCTCTACCCTGGAAGTCCTGCTAGTAGCCTCGTGTCACCAATTTCAAGAACCTCTGGCGATTGTTTATCATCTTCATTTCCTGAGAGGGACTTCCGACCACAGTGGAATTCTTCAGCTTCTCTCCAAGATGGAAAATATCCTAGAAGTGGTTCTGGTCGGTTATTTGGAAATGAGAAAGCTGGTACATCTTTGGCATCTCAGGATTCCAATTTCTTTTGCCCTGCTACGTTTGCACAATTCTATCTGGACAATACAACATTCCCTCATACTGGTGGGAGGTTAAGTGTATCAAAGGATTCAGATGTCTACTCGTCTTGTGGGAACGGATACCAGAACAGGCACAGTAAGTCTCCAAAACAAGATGTGGAGGAAATAGAAGCTTACCGAGCATCGTTTGGTTTCAGTGCAGATGAAATTATAACTACAACACAATATGTAGAGATATCTGATGTAATGGAGGATTCCTTTACTATGAGACCTTTTACCTCAACTAGTCTGTCAGCAGAAGAAAGTACTGAACCTCCACTGTTGGGTGAAAAACTAAAATCCTCGCATACAACTTTGCAAAATCAGAGAAGTATTAAATCAGCGCCTGAGGTTGTTGAAAAGGAAACCTGCACTGAAGTGCCGGCATTATGCAATGGTTATAAAG ACAATAAACTGCAAAGACAACCTGGTGACATATTAGGATCAAGTACTTCAGACCAAGTTGAAAAAGACGTATTCTCAAGGATAGGGTCATCCAAAAATAGTCGTAAGTATGATCTTGGTTTATCCTGCTCTGATGCAGAAGTTGACTACAGAAGAGGAAGGAGCCTAAGGGAAGCCAAGGGAAATGGTTCATGGCACGACTAA
- the LOC103493867 gene encoding uncharacterized protein At1g76660 isoform X3 produces the protein MRLVEGKRWGGCWGALSCFHSQKGEKRIVPASRLPEGNVVTTQPNGPQAAGMTNQATVITPSLLAPPSSPASFTNSALPSTVQSPSCFLSLSANSPGGPSSTIYATGPYAHETQPVSPPVFSAFTTEPSTAPLTPPPELAHLTTPSSPDVPFAQFLSSSDDLKGTGKANYIASNDLQAAYSLYPGSPASSLVSPISRTSGDCLSSSFPERDFRPQWNSSASLQDGKYPRSGSGRLFGNEKAGTSLASQDSNFFCPATFAQFYLDNTTFPHTGGRLSVSKDSDVYSSCGNGYQNRHSKSPKQDVEEIEAYRASFGFSADEIITTTQYVEISDVMEDSFTMRPFTSTSLSAEESTEPPLLGEKLKSSHTTLQNQRSIKSAPEVVEKETCTEVPALCNGYKDNKLQRQPGDILGSSTSDQVEKDVFSRIGSSKNSRKYDLGLSCSDAEVDYRRGRSLREAKGNGSWHD, from the exons Atgagattagtcgag GGAAAGAGATGGGGTGGATGTTGGGGTGCATTGTCTTGTTTTCACTCTCAGAAAGGAGAGAAGCGCATTGTACCTGCATCTCGTTTACCTGAGGGCAATGTTGTGACAACCCAACCTAATGGACCTCAAGCTGCGGGAATGACCAACCAGGCTACAGTGATAACTCCATCCCTTCTAGCCCCACCTTCTTCACCAGCATCTTTTACAAATTCTGCACTCCCTTCAACAGTCCAATCACCTAGCTGTTTCTTGTCGTTATCTGCCAACTCACCTGGAGGTCCTTCATCCACAATTTATGCTACGGGGCCATATGCACATGAAACACAACCGGTTTCTCCTCCTGTTTTCTCAGCCTTTACCACTGAACCGTCGACTGCTCCACTCACCCCCCCACCTGAACTAGCCCACCTAACCACACCTTCTTCTCCTGATGTACCGTTTGCTCAGTTCCTTTCCTCATCAGATGATCTGAAAGGAACTGGAAAGGCCAATTACATTGCTTCAAATGATCTTCAAGCAGCATATTCTCTCTACCCTGGAAGTCCTGCTAGTAGCCTCGTGTCACCAATTTCAAGAACCTCTGGCGATTGTTTATCATCTTCATTTCCTGAGAGGGACTTCCGACCACAGTGGAATTCTTCAGCTTCTCTCCAAGATGGAAAATATCCTAGAAGTGGTTCTGGTCGGTTATTTGGAAATGAGAAAGCTGGTACATCTTTGGCATCTCAGGATTCCAATTTCTTTTGCCCTGCTACGTTTGCACAATTCTATCTGGACAATACAACATTCCCTCATACTGGTGGGAGGTTAAGTGTATCAAAGGATTCAGATGTCTACTCGTCTTGTGGGAACGGATACCAGAACAGGCACAGTAAGTCTCCAAAACAAGATGTGGAGGAAATAGAAGCTTACCGAGCATCGTTTGGTTTCAGTGCAGATGAAATTATAACTACAACACAATATGTAGAGATATCTGATGTAATGGAGGATTCCTTTACTATGAGACCTTTTACCTCAACTAGTCTGTCAGCAGAAGAAAGTACTGAACCTCCACTGTTGGGTGAAAAACTAAAATCCTCGCATACAACTTTGCAAAATCAGAGAAGTATTAAATCAGCGCCTGAGGTTGTTGAAAAGGAAACCTGCACTGAAGTGCCGGCATTATGCAATGGTTATAAAG ACAATAAACTGCAAAGACAACCTGGTGACATATTAGGATCAAGTACTTCAGACCAAGTTGAAAAAGACGTATTCTCAAGGATAGGGTCATCCAAAAATAGTCGTAAGTATGATCTTGGTTTATCCTGCTCTGATGCAGAAGTTGACTACAGAAGAGGAAGGAGCCTAAGGGAAGCCAAGGGAAATGGTTCATGGCACGACTAA